From Draconibacterium halophilum, one genomic window encodes:
- a CDS encoding ATP-binding protein: protein MTNKTCLIYCNCGAGIISDEKKAGLSEAFKTLGIDIYELHDLCAFSLNEKDFLHQLNKNYDKTLIAACYPRAIKNMFEQNEVQLSNYEVFNFREVGTEQLTAEIAVKIDKKQEESSYEVKKTDLKVPAWYPVIDKERCTLCGQCARFCVFGVYSYNKKSLKVVNPLSCKNNCPACGRTCPASAIIFPRLPENSALSGAEPSEDKKATATDQKDNLIVMLSERNNARKNIFRQGTFQLAEEEKKQAIEELKNSFKNKKGDA, encoded by the coding sequence ATGACAAACAAAACTTGCCTGATTTATTGCAACTGTGGTGCCGGTATCATTTCCGACGAAAAAAAAGCCGGCCTTTCCGAAGCTTTTAAAACACTTGGTATTGATATATACGAGCTACACGACCTGTGTGCCTTCTCGCTGAATGAAAAGGATTTCCTGCACCAACTCAACAAAAATTACGATAAAACACTGATTGCCGCCTGCTATCCGCGGGCAATAAAAAACATGTTTGAGCAGAACGAAGTACAGCTCAGCAATTACGAAGTGTTTAATTTCAGAGAGGTCGGCACTGAACAACTTACTGCTGAAATAGCTGTTAAGATTGATAAAAAACAGGAAGAAAGCAGTTATGAAGTAAAAAAGACCGATCTAAAAGTTCCGGCCTGGTACCCGGTTATCGACAAAGAGCGCTGCACCCTTTGCGGACAATGTGCACGGTTCTGTGTTTTTGGCGTGTATTCGTACAACAAAAAAAGCCTGAAGGTTGTTAACCCGCTGTCGTGCAAAAACAACTGCCCGGCTTGCGGACGAACCTGCCCGGCATCGGCAATTATTTTTCCGCGTTTACCCGAAAACTCAGCGTTATCGGGAGCCGAACCGTCCGAGGATAAAAAAGCTACAGCCACCGATCAAAAAGACAATTTGATTGTTATGCTCAGCGAGCGCAACAACGCCCGAAAGAACATTTTCAGGCAGGGCACCTTTCAACTGGCCGAAGAAGAGAAAAAACAAGCCATAGAAGAATTAAAGAACAGCTTCAAAAACAAAAAAGGAGATGCTTAA
- a CDS encoding radical SAM protein — protein sequence MLKQLLKTDKKCLYKFGYNMGIKGARGIQRFQKRIKKGDFFPAFHFISVTDDCNLNCQGCWVTHKKQNARMSPEMLDSIITQSKAKGSFFFGILGGEPLMYKPLFDVFEKHSDCYFQLFTNGTLLNHEIAERLRKLANVSPLISFEGDNEVADVRRGGLNVYQKAQAAIDHSTEAGLITGVAMSVCKSNIDLAFSDDFIQSLIDRGVLYLWYYIYRPVGQDASVELCLSAEQIEKLRQFMVDARQKYDIAIIDAYWDENGNGLCPAASGLSHHINASGDIEPCPVIQFATNNVADGDLESTYRNSTFLAGFKTEIPKLTTGCIVMDDPQWLVNYTKQHAAKDTSGRDNEAERLSQMEKVSSHGSSKAIREKSWLYRFAKKRAFFGFGAYG from the coding sequence ATGCTTAAACAACTGCTGAAAACTGATAAAAAATGCTTGTATAAATTTGGATATAATATGGGCATAAAAGGTGCCCGTGGTATTCAGCGCTTTCAGAAACGAATAAAAAAGGGCGATTTTTTCCCGGCATTTCATTTTATTTCAGTAACCGACGATTGCAACCTGAATTGCCAGGGTTGTTGGGTAACGCATAAAAAACAGAATGCCCGTATGTCGCCCGAAATGCTGGATTCCATTATCACCCAATCAAAAGCAAAAGGATCGTTCTTTTTCGGGATATTGGGTGGCGAACCGCTCATGTATAAACCGCTGTTCGATGTTTTTGAGAAACATTCCGACTGCTATTTTCAGCTATTTACCAACGGAACTTTACTGAACCACGAAATTGCAGAACGTTTACGTAAACTAGCCAACGTTTCGCCGCTTATTAGTTTTGAAGGCGACAATGAAGTAGCCGATGTGCGCCGCGGAGGTTTGAACGTTTACCAAAAAGCACAAGCTGCAATTGATCATTCAACCGAAGCCGGATTGATAACGGGGGTAGCCATGAGTGTTTGCAAATCAAACATCGATCTGGCTTTTTCCGATGATTTTATTCAATCACTAATAGATCGTGGAGTGCTTTATTTGTGGTACTACATTTACCGCCCTGTGGGACAGGATGCTTCAGTCGAACTTTGTCTTTCGGCTGAACAAATTGAAAAGCTACGCCAGTTTATGGTGGATGCTCGCCAGAAATACGACATTGCCATTATTGATGCTTACTGGGATGAAAATGGCAATGGGCTGTGTCCGGCGGCATCAGGTTTAAGTCACCACATTAATGCATCGGGCGATATCGAACCTTGTCCCGTCATTCAGTTTGCCACCAACAATGTGGCCGATGGCGATCTGGAAAGTACTTACCGCAATTCAACTTTTCTGGCAGGATTTAAAACAGAAATACCAAAACTAACCACGGGCTGCATCGTTATGGACGATCCGCAGTGGTTGGTTAATTATACAAAACAACATGCCGCAAAAGATACATCGGGCAGAGATAACGAAGCCGAACGCCTGAGTCAAATGGAAAAAGTTTCCAGTCATGGTTCATCCAAAGCTATTCGCGAAAAAAGCTGGTTGTATCGCTTTGCTAAAAAACGGGCATTTTTCGGGTTTGGCGCCTATGGTTAA
- a CDS encoding polyprenyl synthetase family protein has protein sequence MVHPKLFAKKAGCIALLKNGHFSGLAPMVNMKETNGILKVPEESFVRNKMRQASATMIEKFELRPPVNILRLEQLAKELVSEQEVSEKYIPFAMVLLGNESWRKTVKATPMNRRLLLLPQCLNNKEKCEGMFDELGLNCAGCKACPIDDILIEAESKGYANLVAEGTTVAVGLVEEGSIDAVIGVSCMPVLQRSFEPVSNAAVPVIGIPLLFDGCEDTRADIKWILDEMRSYEADKKHQPISVSLLKKRIEGYFTKENVGKYIPARDKTEQIAQEYLLIDGQRIRPLLTALSYLAYSNNDNEELLQSLTLIIECFHKASLIHDDIEDNANQRYNTLTAHSKYGVPQAINAGDFLIGKGYELLSDLDASNETIINCLRFIASSHIQLTRGQGVDILFNDGKIQLQPDEIIEVFKNKTGEAIKVALLLGAIVGGAGKQEQKVLEQFADYMGIAYQIRDDLNEFDEQHPEEKTGDYPFLLALLNKHFAEQNKETPALLLKQVAEFRKLIDKTNIGKEAKSFLQSYVDSCYAELDKLNNAKLRLSLYGVMGKIFKTETTNE, from the coding sequence ATGGTTCATCCAAAGCTATTCGCGAAAAAAGCTGGTTGTATCGCTTTGCTAAAAAACGGGCATTTTTCGGGTTTGGCGCCTATGGTTAATATGAAGGAAACAAACGGCATATTAAAAGTTCCTGAGGAATCGTTCGTGCGTAATAAAATGCGCCAGGCTTCTGCGACTATGATCGAAAAGTTCGAGCTGCGTCCTCCTGTCAACATCCTGAGATTGGAGCAACTGGCAAAAGAACTGGTGAGCGAACAGGAAGTTTCCGAGAAATATATTCCTTTTGCCATGGTTTTGCTGGGCAACGAATCGTGGCGAAAAACGGTGAAAGCCACGCCGATGAACCGCCGGCTGTTGTTGCTCCCTCAATGTTTAAACAACAAAGAAAAATGTGAGGGCATGTTCGACGAACTGGGACTGAATTGTGCCGGATGTAAAGCCTGTCCCATTGATGATATTCTGATAGAAGCCGAATCGAAAGGTTATGCGAACCTGGTGGCCGAAGGAACAACGGTTGCTGTTGGCTTAGTAGAAGAAGGATCAATAGATGCAGTAATTGGGGTGAGTTGTATGCCGGTATTACAGCGCTCGTTCGAGCCGGTGTCAAATGCGGCAGTACCGGTAATTGGCATTCCGCTGCTTTTCGACGGATGCGAAGATACTCGCGCCGACATAAAATGGATACTGGATGAAATGCGCTCTTATGAAGCAGATAAAAAGCACCAGCCCATTTCGGTGTCGCTATTGAAAAAACGGATAGAGGGTTATTTCACAAAAGAAAATGTGGGAAAATATATTCCTGCCCGCGATAAAACAGAACAAATTGCACAAGAATATCTTCTCATTGACGGGCAACGTATACGGCCACTTTTAACAGCTTTAAGTTATCTCGCTTATTCAAACAACGATAACGAAGAATTGCTGCAATCCTTAACACTTATCATCGAGTGTTTCCATAAGGCATCACTTATTCACGACGATATTGAAGACAATGCCAACCAGCGATACAACACGCTCACGGCACATTCAAAATACGGTGTGCCGCAAGCAATTAATGCCGGCGATTTTCTTATTGGCAAAGGTTATGAGTTACTGAGCGACCTCGATGCATCGAATGAAACCATAATAAACTGCCTGCGTTTTATTGCAAGTTCACATATTCAACTTACACGTGGTCAGGGTGTGGATATACTTTTTAACGATGGTAAAATTCAGCTGCAACCCGATGAAATAATCGAGGTTTTCAAGAACAAAACGGGCGAAGCTATAAAAGTTGCCTTGTTGTTGGGAGCAATCGTTGGTGGTGCTGGCAAGCAAGAACAAAAAGTACTGGAACAATTTGCCGATTACATGGGAATTGCGTACCAGATTCGCGACGATTTGAATGAGTTTGACGAGCAGCACCCAGAAGAAAAAACCGGCGATTATCCATTCCTGCTGGCACTGTTGAATAAACATTTTGCGGAACAGAATAAAGAAACGCCTGCCCTTCTTCTTAAACAGGTAGCAGAATTCAGAAAATTAATTGATAAAACCAACATTGGTAAAGAGGCAAAATCATTTTTGCAAAGCTATGTTGACAGCTGTTACGCGGAACTAGATAAACTAAATAACGCCAAATTACGCCTGAGCCTTTACGGAGTGATGGGAAAAATATTCAAAACAGAAACCACTAATGAATAA
- a CDS encoding prenyltransferase/squalene oxidase repeat-containing protein, with product MNKPKKIAIYKKLIRRLSLGFETLSPEIQEEISSFIKRQQHASGGFCDRAGNPDPYYSLFGCWLSLATGQKAETENLKAYILEQPATSSTVEELALNLMKTELLTKQKNESLFSLLKKVFSGHNFMDISYRFFLLALTIDATTKKRFLFNRMARIWLPFYKVKENSPCSLVAALCFARYDLGLGYKKYQKLLLEFHQEKAGFRAFETTPFSDTLSTGVALFSLAETKYDLRLITPDCLDFIQMNYLAGAFLSGDSDETRDLEYTFYGLLALGSLVKD from the coding sequence ATGAATAAACCAAAGAAAATCGCGATCTATAAAAAACTGATTCGGCGACTTTCTTTAGGATTTGAAACATTATCGCCCGAAATACAGGAAGAAATTAGTTCATTTATAAAAAGGCAGCAACACGCTTCGGGTGGCTTTTGCGACCGTGCCGGAAATCCGGATCCTTACTACTCGCTTTTTGGCTGTTGGCTAAGTTTAGCCACCGGACAAAAAGCAGAAACAGAAAACTTAAAAGCCTACATCTTGGAACAGCCAGCAACATCAAGTACTGTTGAAGAGCTGGCGTTGAATCTGATGAAAACGGAGTTGCTCACGAAACAGAAAAACGAATCGTTGTTTTCGTTACTAAAGAAAGTTTTCTCGGGGCACAATTTTATGGATATTTCATACCGCTTTTTTTTGCTGGCGTTAACCATTGACGCCACCACAAAAAAACGTTTTCTTTTTAACCGGATGGCACGCATTTGGCTGCCCTTTTACAAGGTGAAAGAAAACTCGCCATGCAGTTTGGTTGCGGCACTTTGTTTTGCTCGTTACGATCTTGGATTAGGCTACAAAAAATACCAGAAACTTTTATTAGAATTTCACCAGGAAAAAGCAGGGTTCAGGGCTTTTGAAACCACACCATTCAGCGATACTTTATCAACCGGAGTGGCACTTTTCTCTTTGGCCGAAACCAAATATGATCTGCGCTTAATAACTCCCGATTGTCTTGATTTTATCCAAATGAATTATCTTGCCGGGGCCTTTCTTTCGGGCGACAGTGATGAAACACGCGATTTGGAATATACGTTTTATGGACTACTGGCGTTGGGAAGCCTAGTGAAGGATTAA
- a CDS encoding prenyltransferase/squalene oxidase repeat-containing protein: MKKEKLEIRFKELSEILLSELNDDGFWSGELSSSALGVAVAVAALHFHDAHLHQQEIGKGLAWLTSHQNADGGYGDTPESPANISTSLLCYAALNLYAEENPAIKTTQQKLADYLKSQNVDVRSEQVAKVILNHYKKDYTFSVPILTLCALCGIPGDNGFKNIPQLPFELALLPRRFYRLLNLSVVSYAIPALIAVGIVIFRKKKSNGLTRVVRAKAERKALKILEKLLPKSGGFLEAIPLTAFVALSLINAGLRDSVIVDKGIAFLKRTQRKDGSWPIDVDLSTWVTTLSVKALGERKDEILSQTQQKRIASHLLSVQNKTVHPFNGTSPGGWGWTNYSGSVPDCDDTPGAILALLNLAPHHTIREEVLVGGEWLRKLQNNDGGFPTFSRGWGKLPFDQSCADLTGHCVLALARMLNVYQQDLHQKQHKQFKKTIHKAVVYLEKYQNGNGSWLPLWFGNQHTQNHENPVYGTARVLTYLQKAKLFVDHDPVLAEKLKKMIASGTGFLLKVQNEDGSWGGNAGVEGSIEETALSIAALTETKSDAEIEKGFDWLDKFYKNNGLIKAPIGLYFASLWYDEKLYPLTAYLEAIELRLKTQRNNLILT, translated from the coding sequence GTGAAAAAAGAGAAGTTGGAAATACGATTTAAAGAACTGAGCGAAATTTTACTCAGTGAGCTTAATGATGATGGCTTCTGGTCGGGAGAATTATCATCGAGTGCGCTGGGTGTGGCCGTAGCTGTTGCAGCACTTCATTTCCACGATGCCCATCTTCATCAGCAGGAAATTGGAAAAGGGCTGGCATGGCTAACTTCGCACCAAAATGCAGACGGCGGTTATGGCGACACGCCTGAAAGTCCGGCCAATATTTCAACTTCATTACTTTGTTATGCAGCATTGAATCTTTATGCTGAAGAAAATCCGGCGATAAAAACAACACAACAAAAATTAGCCGACTACCTAAAATCGCAAAATGTTGACGTGCGCTCCGAGCAGGTGGCAAAAGTTATTCTCAATCATTATAAAAAAGACTATACATTTTCGGTACCCATATTAACACTTTGTGCACTTTGTGGCATTCCGGGCGACAATGGATTTAAAAACATTCCACAGTTGCCATTCGAGCTGGCTCTATTGCCGCGCAGGTTTTATCGATTGTTGAATTTGAGTGTGGTAAGCTACGCTATTCCGGCATTGATTGCTGTTGGAATTGTAATTTTCCGCAAGAAAAAATCAAACGGATTGACACGTGTCGTCCGGGCAAAAGCTGAAAGGAAAGCACTTAAAATTCTGGAGAAATTGTTACCGAAAAGTGGTGGTTTTTTGGAAGCCATTCCGCTTACAGCATTTGTTGCACTAAGCCTGATAAATGCAGGATTAAGAGATTCGGTGATTGTAGACAAAGGAATTGCATTTTTAAAACGTACCCAACGCAAAGACGGCAGCTGGCCCATCGACGTCGACCTATCAACATGGGTAACAACGCTGAGTGTAAAAGCTTTGGGCGAAAGGAAAGATGAGATATTGTCGCAAACTCAGCAAAAACGAATTGCCAGTCATTTGCTTTCGGTGCAAAATAAAACGGTCCATCCGTTTAACGGCACTTCGCCGGGTGGCTGGGGCTGGACAAATTACTCAGGTTCCGTTCCCGACTGCGATGATACGCCGGGAGCGATTCTGGCACTCTTAAATTTGGCACCGCACCATACTATTAGAGAAGAGGTATTAGTTGGAGGCGAATGGCTACGCAAACTACAAAATAACGATGGCGGCTTCCCGACTTTTTCGCGTGGCTGGGGAAAATTGCCATTCGATCAGAGCTGCGCGGATTTAACCGGACATTGTGTTTTGGCACTTGCAAGAATGCTGAATGTATACCAACAAGATTTGCATCAGAAACAGCATAAGCAGTTTAAAAAAACGATCCACAAAGCTGTTGTATACCTGGAGAAATACCAAAATGGAAATGGCTCGTGGCTTCCGCTTTGGTTTGGCAATCAACACACCCAAAATCATGAAAATCCGGTTTACGGAACAGCACGGGTACTTACCTATCTTCAAAAAGCAAAATTATTCGTAGACCATGATCCGGTACTGGCTGAGAAGCTGAAAAAGATGATCGCATCAGGAACCGGTTTTCTGTTGAAAGTTCAGAATGAAGATGGAAGTTGGGGTGGCAATGCAGGAGTTGAAGGATCGATAGAAGAAACAGCACTGTCCATTGCAGCCTTAACAGAAACAAAATCGGATGCCGAAATTGAGAAGGGATTCGATTGGCTGGATAAATTCTACAAAAATAACGGGCTTATAAAAGCCCCTATCGGATTATATTTTGCATCGTTATGGTACGATGAAAAACTTTACCCATTAACTGCTTACCTGGAGGCAATTGAGCTTCGGTTAAAAACACAGCGTAATAACCTGATTTTGACTTAG
- a CDS encoding M23 family metallopeptidase: protein MGKLRLIVVGMGLVLLLSQLFSCAPKSAKQEETPVLDTVVEVKVPVLKYGFPIDSFALEMGKVKNNEYLSQILNARGVSMGTIDKIARKSKTVFDVRKIKSGENFCILSTRDSVPVAKYFVYENSAAEYTVFELTDTLGIYKGQKEVKTRLRTAQGVVESSLWNAMVDNEQDPMLALELSDIFAWTIDFFAIQKGDRFRVIYDEQFVDSVSIGIGEIYAVQFDHYGDKNYAFIFDQDDRFDYFDEQGKSLRKAFLKAPLQFSRVSSRFSNSRMHPVLRIRRPHHGVDYAARKGTPVVSIGDGTVIARAYQARGGGNYVKIKHNSVYTTTYMHLSGFGKGITTGARVKQGDVIGYVGATGLATGPHLDFRVAKNGSYVDPLKVKAPPVEPVKEENMARYTAVKDSLMLELQKIQWEPVLELADSE from the coding sequence ATGGGAAAATTGAGATTGATCGTTGTGGGGATGGGACTCGTTTTATTACTGAGTCAATTGTTTTCGTGTGCACCTAAAAGTGCCAAACAGGAAGAAACACCTGTGTTAGATACTGTTGTTGAAGTAAAAGTGCCGGTATTAAAATACGGGTTTCCGATTGATTCCTTTGCCCTTGAAATGGGGAAAGTGAAAAACAATGAGTACTTAAGCCAGATTTTAAATGCACGTGGTGTAAGCATGGGAACCATCGATAAAATTGCGCGAAAATCGAAAACTGTTTTTGATGTTCGAAAGATTAAAAGCGGCGAGAATTTTTGCATTCTCTCCACCCGCGATTCCGTTCCTGTTGCAAAGTATTTTGTGTATGAAAATTCAGCGGCTGAATATACTGTATTTGAATTAACAGATACATTAGGAATTTATAAAGGTCAAAAGGAAGTGAAGACCCGGCTACGCACTGCGCAGGGAGTTGTTGAGTCATCGTTGTGGAATGCAATGGTTGATAACGAACAAGATCCGATGCTGGCGTTAGAGTTATCGGATATTTTTGCCTGGACAATCGACTTTTTTGCCATCCAGAAAGGCGATCGTTTTCGGGTGATTTACGATGAACAATTTGTTGATTCCGTTTCTATCGGTATTGGCGAAATTTATGCCGTTCAGTTTGATCATTATGGAGATAAAAATTATGCTTTTATTTTCGATCAGGATGACCGCTTCGATTATTTTGATGAGCAGGGGAAAAGTCTAAGGAAAGCTTTCTTAAAAGCACCTCTTCAGTTTTCACGTGTAAGTTCGCGTTTTTCAAACAGTCGCATGCATCCGGTTTTGCGTATCCGTCGTCCACATCACGGTGTTGATTATGCTGCACGAAAAGGAACACCAGTTGTGAGTATTGGCGACGGGACTGTAATTGCCCGTGCTTACCAGGCTCGTGGCGGCGGCAATTATGTAAAAATTAAACACAACTCGGTTTATACAACCACTTATATGCACCTCTCGGGTTTTGGCAAAGGAATTACAACCGGTGCGCGAGTAAAACAAGGTGATGTAATTGGCTATGTTGGAGCAACCGGTCTGGCAACGGGACCTCACCTCGATTTTCGTGTAGCTAAAAATGGTAGTTATGTAGATCCGTTAAAAGTAAAAGCGCCACCTGTTGAGCCCGTTAAAGAAGAAAACATGGCTCGGTATACTGCTGTTAAGGATTCGTTAATGCTGGAGCTACAAAAAATTCAGTGGGAGCCGGTTCTTGAGTTAGCTGATTCGGAATAG
- a CDS encoding YitT family protein, translated as MVKEILSQNVRLARIVQDYAIITFGLLLFSAGWVLFLIPAEITGGGISGVAAVIYFATNIPVSISFLVINVFLVVIAIKILGANFGVKTIYSILVLTSFFALFQNVLKAPLVNDTFLSAILGGMAGGVGLGVVFSRGGSTGGTDIFAMIINKYRNISPGRIIMLCDVIIIASSYVVFRSPEKLVYGYVSMWVVSYSLDSFLSGANRSAQMFIISKQYKEIAEYINTEAIRGVTLLDGSGWYTQKETKVIMSVVRKKETGAIFRKIKQIDPDAFISMASVMGVYGQGFDKLKL; from the coding sequence ATGGTTAAGGAAATTTTGTCGCAAAATGTACGACTGGCGCGCATTGTTCAGGATTATGCAATTATTACTTTTGGTTTGCTTTTATTTTCAGCTGGCTGGGTGTTGTTTCTTATTCCTGCCGAAATTACCGGTGGAGGAATCAGTGGTGTTGCCGCAGTAATTTATTTTGCCACCAATATACCAGTAAGTATTTCTTTTTTAGTCATTAATGTATTTTTGGTGGTGATTGCCATAAAAATACTTGGCGCTAATTTTGGCGTTAAAACAATCTACAGTATTCTTGTTTTAACCAGTTTCTTTGCTTTGTTTCAGAATGTTCTAAAAGCACCATTGGTAAACGATACATTTCTTTCGGCAATTTTAGGCGGAATGGCAGGTGGTGTTGGTCTTGGTGTTGTTTTTTCCAGAGGTGGAAGTACCGGCGGCACTGATATTTTTGCCATGATAATAAACAAATACAGGAATATAAGTCCCGGGCGTATTATTATGCTTTGCGATGTGATTATTATTGCTTCGTCGTATGTGGTATTCCGCTCGCCCGAAAAACTGGTATACGGTTACGTTTCCATGTGGGTGGTTTCGTATTCGCTCGATTCGTTCTTAAGTGGTGCCAATCGCTCGGCACAAATGTTTATCATCTCCAAACAATACAAAGAAATTGCTGAATATATTAATACCGAAGCTATACGTGGGGTTACCTTGCTCGATGGTTCGGGGTGGTACACGCAAAAAGAAACAAAAGTTATAATGTCGGTGGTACGCAAAAAAGAAACCGGTGCGATTTTTCGTAAGATCAAGCAGATCGATCCCGATGCTTTTATTTCAATGGCAAGTGTGATGGGAGTTTACGGTCAGGGATTCGATAAACTGAAATTGTAA